In a genomic window of Nostoc sp. UHCC 0870:
- a CDS encoding potassium channel family protein, translating into MNLSSLGFFRSLRRDNHQFAIIGLGRFGRSVCSTLHKLGYQVLATDIDEKRVSAALTEDIVGHALQLDSTEPAALKEAGIYEFDTVIVAIGNYVQESIITTLNVKECGVPHVVAKASSEVHYKLLKRVGADHVVFPEYEAGCALARTLTKPSILDRFDLDPDNSIVEVIVPDEFHGKTVAELQLRNRYGLNLLAVSHDGKFQINPDPYKRLERGSAMVVIGCNKDINRLPI; encoded by the coding sequence GTGAATCTTTCATCGTTAGGTTTTTTTCGTAGTTTACGTAGAGATAACCACCAATTTGCCATAATTGGTTTAGGTCGTTTTGGTCGTTCTGTTTGTTCAACACTGCATAAATTAGGCTACCAAGTGTTAGCAACAGATATTGATGAAAAACGCGTATCAGCAGCATTGACTGAAGATATAGTTGGTCATGCTTTACAATTAGACTCTACTGAGCCGGCTGCGCTTAAAGAAGCAGGAATATATGAATTTGACACGGTAATTGTAGCTATTGGCAACTATGTTCAGGAAAGTATTATCACAACTCTCAATGTGAAAGAATGTGGTGTACCTCACGTAGTAGCCAAGGCTTCTAGTGAAGTTCACTACAAGTTGTTAAAACGGGTAGGAGCTGATCATGTTGTCTTTCCTGAATATGAAGCAGGTTGTGCTTTAGCACGTACACTTACTAAACCATCTATATTAGATAGATTTGACCTTGACCCAGATAACAGTATTGTTGAAGTCATCGTACCTGATGAATTTCACGGTAAAACTGTTGCAGAACTCCAACTGCGTAACCGCTATGGGTTAAATTTGTTAGCTGTGAGTCATGATGGCAAATTTCAAATAAATCCCGATCCTTACAAGCGTTTAGAACGCGGTTCAGCAATGGTAGTGATTGGTTGTAATAAAGATATTAATCGCTTACCGATTTGA
- a CDS encoding TrkH family potassium uptake protein: MTVSRTICLGFLAVIAVGTILLMMPFSTSDGTWNNPVVALFTSTSAVCVTGLAVVDTGTYFSFWGQLFILMLAQIGGLGYMTTTTFLILLIGRRFDLRQKVAIQQALDRPGMSGSTQVIRSIIATTLIFEITGIVLLIPTFVADYGWNQGVWLAIFHSISAWNNAGFSLFPDSLIKYQSSWLVVFTITFLIIFGGIGYQVILEMYIWLRDRLVKKKATLVFSLDFKVATSTTLILLALGTVAFFCIEVRNPNTFGLQGLSGHLLLAWFQSVTTRTAGFNSIDIGKMTTAGLFITIALMFVGASPSGTGGGIKTTTLRVLTSCTKAILQGKEEVLLYERKIAIPLILKAVGVLVGSVATVILSTIIIALTDPKLEFIQILFEVVSAFATVGLSTGITSSVSPAAKIILIITMYVGRVGVLLLMSSLLGDPKPTRIHYPEENLLVG, encoded by the coding sequence ATGACTGTTTCTCGCACAATTTGTTTGGGATTTTTGGCTGTCATCGCCGTAGGAACTATCTTACTAATGATGCCATTTTCTACCAGTGATGGTACATGGAATAATCCTGTGGTGGCATTATTTACATCAACATCCGCAGTTTGTGTTACTGGTTTAGCTGTAGTAGATACTGGTACTTATTTTTCCTTCTGGGGTCAGTTGTTTATTTTGATGTTGGCTCAAATTGGTGGATTGGGCTACATGACAACTACAACTTTTCTGATTTTGCTGATTGGACGTAGGTTTGATTTACGCCAGAAAGTTGCTATTCAACAAGCTTTAGACCGTCCAGGGATGAGTGGTAGCACGCAAGTGATCCGCTCCATTATTGCCACAACGCTAATTTTTGAGATTACAGGAATAGTATTATTAATACCAACCTTTGTTGCTGATTATGGATGGAATCAAGGTGTTTGGTTAGCAATTTTTCATAGTATAAGTGCTTGGAATAATGCCGGATTTAGTTTGTTTCCAGATAGTTTGATAAAATACCAATCATCTTGGTTAGTAGTCTTCACAATTACCTTTTTAATTATCTTTGGAGGGATTGGCTATCAGGTAATTTTAGAAATGTATATTTGGTTGCGCGATCGCCTGGTCAAGAAAAAGGCTACCTTAGTATTTTCTCTAGATTTTAAAGTTGCAACCAGTACAACATTAATACTTTTAGCTTTAGGGACAGTTGCATTTTTCTGTATAGAAGTGAGAAATCCCAACACCTTTGGCTTACAAGGTCTTAGCGGCCATTTATTATTAGCATGGTTTCAATCAGTTACAACTCGAACTGCTGGCTTTAACTCTATAGATATCGGTAAAATGACAACGGCAGGTCTATTTATTACTATTGCACTGATGTTTGTTGGTGCTAGTCCTAGTGGAACGGGAGGTGGTATTAAAACCACTACATTACGCGTATTAACTAGCTGCACTAAAGCAATTCTTCAAGGTAAAGAAGAAGTATTATTATATGAACGTAAAATCGCAATTCCTTTAATCTTAAAAGCTGTTGGGGTTCTAGTTGGTTCTGTTGCCACAGTGATTTTGTCCACAATTATCATAGCTCTTACAGACCCCAAATTAGAATTTATTCAAATTTTGTTTGAAGTAGTATCAGCATTTGCTACAGTAGGACTTTCTACTGGCATTACCAGCAGTGTTTCCCCAGCAGCCAAAATAATTTTAATTATCACAATGTATGTAGGTAGAGTTGGTGTTTTATTGCTGATGTCATCTCTATTAGGAGATCCCAAACCTACCAGAATTCACTATCCTGAAGAAAATTTACTCGTGGGGTAG